The Malus domestica chromosome 17, GDT2T_hap1 genome contains the following window.
gaaatatatgtttaaatgatagtatgccataaatgccatgcatTTATGTTTATAATTCAAGTATGAATTAGTATGCGATgcgttatatatataaatgtggtgctgtggatgcTTAGGTAAGCTCAagtgagttatgtttggttatgtgaattttCAATGATGCGATATATGATTGAATAaagttgagctcataaaactgcacttagggtgattgtgatttagccagagttGTGGCACATGCCTATTTTttatgtcacctcccacaccatatgctcatattggatccaatttaggtgcacagtcttgtcgtacagacctttattatgatttcgactcgtaggtgactagtaattcatcgcccagctattatgtgaaagttgtattgagcatgattatattacacccattattgtcgtatagaccttttTGTTTGGTTCTGACTCTTATGCAGTATATTGCcttataggtcattgtagtgacttcggctagattgatttttgagctatgaattcaactgtacagactaccacaggggttttggctaacatgttatatttatatgaaattattcttacctgaattgcttactctgttatattttggcatggcatgcatatgaatataattatgtgaagcatgaattgaattaatatgatttcatatatatttatgtatatgcttatatcttgattctgggaaaaataatacatgttttacagggaggggttagatatgttgataaatgaaatggttttgtaaaacatttgtttttgcccactcacgttttctgttttgcgtccctccaggttttaagtaagcttgttgttggtggcttgaggacgtcggcaattctgacctatctaaataatagtaggacattcctggtactgtataactagtacttgtcctactggactgcacctagacttattatgctctgattcggagtgtttacttttgtaactaactcatatcacttcctgtttaattattcgtatatttcctatccttattgcttccgcactgtgcatatggctacgtcactctcacgtgacggccaacatgccttgatctcaGTTGGGGTGTGTCACTTTTCATTGTCGTTGTTAAATTaaattggtgtgttttttgtttcTAGTTTTTTTACTTCGCATGTATGTCTTAGTTTGGTTTCGAGTATCCTTATCTTATTGGTATTCTTTGACAGAATAgatatttataaatatttataaatattttgcCTATCATTTTGATGCTGGTAATGTGTTGTAGTTTAATTGTTGAAATATAACTAGTGTTGGCATTTTGTCAAGCATTTACTTCATTATGAGATGAAATTTTAGGTCATCTTCTCTGTACTAATTGACTCTCTTCACCGTTCTTGTTGCACAATTCTTTATGTAGcggttattataatttttagttaCTTTTTGGTTGACAAACTAAAACCTTAGTTACCCTAACAAAGGAAGAAGAATAGTGGgattttaatataattaaatttttagtttttcttaGTGCTAATGGAGTGCATGTGGTATGAGGAGAAGTGAGTGTTAGATATTTATCAACAATCAATGACAAATATAtatgagaaatgctaaagagactaTCTCAAAGTAGGACTTTCTATAGACCCTCCACCACATCATGttttttgcacaatgttttataattttgCCACAGAAATTGTGCCCTAAACATAAGGTGGCAGAGAGTCCATGTAGAGTCCCACTTTTGAAAGAATCTCCTTAgtatttccatatatatatatattcgaatATGCTAATAAACAATAAATTGCAACTAAATATATTAACAGAGTATGAATAAACGAAATTAATATCAAACATATAAAATAAAGATTGAGACTTGCGTACCGCAAGGTTCTTGAAACAAAAATTCGCCTCTATACTTGTAGTTCTATAAGAGTTTGCTTCACTAGGATTCAACAATACAAACTAAGATTCCAGCACTAGAAACTCAGTTTCTAGCATACTTCTTTATGGTTCTCTGCTCAGTATTAGAAGGAAGAATGATTTGTGATTTGAATGGTATGCAGATGCATGTATTTATAGAAGTTATATACATGTTCACAACATATATGATTTTGGGAGGCGACTGTTCAACATAAAGGGTGTGTGGCTTCATCCTTTCCTCAGACTTTTCCAAACGTTCTCAAATGTTCTCATATTTATCCGAAAGAatgaattttttgaaaaaaaaaacaaaaaaaatcaaaattcgaaaataatttaataaattaaaaactaattatTGAATTTTATACTAAAACCCAAGCCCAAgagcccatcttttgataattaaataaattttaagggaattattattagcacttcaaaaatctcattttacactcttcacaagtgtatttttatttctaattatagaaagtttggagtgtcaaatgagatttttgaagtgttaataacaattccctattttaattatatatataattaccaCACCCCAAAACTCAAACCCAAGATTCAAGCTCAAATTTGCTCTCTATAGTCCATCTTTCTAATCACTTGGTAAGAAGGACAAAGTGTTAGAAAGTGTGAGAAATTTTTGGTGGTGAGCAATGTGAGACAATGAGATAGAATGAAGTTTCTACTCAAAAACTCCAACAATGAGAATGTTGAAATGAGAAGGTAAGTTAAAAGGTTGTTAAcatttctaaatattttttcGGGTACTTGTTGAGCATTAATGTTATTGCATGATGATATTGTAAGAAATGCAGTTTTATTTTCTATTGTTAGTGTGAAACAATCAGTCATATAAATTTGGCATGACaaagtattcatcttcacttataaatgagaggtcttaagttcgattatggccaaaggagaatttgaaccatattattgctagctcattgtgaggctaaactcaaCCCCTCTCACCCttaatagataatatcgttgttcaaaaaaaaaaaaaaaaaaaaacttcttaaTTCCACGGATGCTTGCATCCTTATCTCTTCGGACCGTGTACAGTTGGGTCCATCTAGGCCCATATATAAGAGAAACCCAAACAAACCTTACAGAGAAAACAATTGTAGAAAGAGaagccagagagagagagagtagtcaGAAGGGggatttagggttagggttttttgaaGCTGTTCACTCAGTTGCAATGGAGGAGATCACTGAAGGCGTGAACAATATCACCGTCAATGCCTCCGATTCGCACAAGAAGAACCGAATTCAGGTATCGAATACCAAGAAGCCACTCTTCTTCTATGTAAATCTTGCCAAGGTAAACCCTATTCTCTACCCTGTTCCTAATTCTCTGCCTATATACGGATATTTACATATGAATATATACATCTATGTTTACAATATGCTTGTATGGCTAATTTGCTTTCTGGAATTATAGTTCAATATTCTCAATGATTTATTTCTATAAATCATATGCTTATGGCACTTTATTGATTTGCAGAGGTATATGCAACAGTACAATGAGGTGGAGCTCTCTGCTTTGGGAATGGGTATGACATTTCAGCTGTTTCCATCTCGTTATGCTGTTGAACTTATAACTCTGTTTGTGTCGATATCTGTGTGTTGTGTGATGTATCAATGTACTGGTTGTGGACATTACTCTGAAATCATGGAAACATTGAGGTTCCTAATTAAGTTGTGGAAGATAACTGGAATGTAGCGTAATTTGGTTGTATAAGTGTTGGTTGGGTTCACTCCATTTGACAAGTCGAGCTATTAGTTTCTGTACAATCCAACAttatttgcttttttttctGTCTATTTTTTCTGTCTGGTTAAGGTGGAAAGAGAATGTTTATTAATTTGTTGAGCCATTCTGTCAGTAATAACCTTCTTTCGAGTAGCGAGAAGTTGAATAGAAACGTTGGAGTGTTTGACATTCCTTAGACTACTCTTTCAGATTGTACATGCTCCAATACACCAGGTTGAAGGAATTCTTTCCTTTGAGGTGGAGCTTATATTTCACTAGATGTCTTTATCTGGAAAAGTAGTCTTTTGGCTCGTTCCAGTTTGGTGGTTGCTTATGCTTAGGCTTCCTTGCTCATGTTTATACCATGGTTATCAAGGAAATAACTCTTTACCATTTCAACATATACTTAGAAACAAAACTGCTTCTGATCGGGAACCTAGACAAGGCTTCTGGTAAATCTATTTAGTTGGTAGTTGCAAGGGAAAAATGGAAGTGTTTAGTGAACAAGTTATCTGAAGTAAAGCTATGCCAACTAGAATGGTTACTTCTTAGTTCGAGTTTATGTTGCAGAATGTGATTTCCAACTCCCCTACCCACTCCAGAAACAGGGGATTATGAATCCGGCCAAATGTTGCCTTCCCATCCCATTATTTTGCAATATTTAGAATGGAGATGTTTTTATCATGGATGTTGGAGTTCTTGACTAAATGTTTGATTTGTTTAGTATTAATGCTGATGCAATGACTAATTTCTCATGTACTACTGCAGCTATTGCCACAGTTGTCACAATCGCAGAAATTCTGAAAAACAATGGACTGGCTGTTGAGAAAAGTGAGacttctatttttcttttccaccTTTCAGAAAAGAAACTATCAAATTATTAAATTTACTTATATTATGGAATGTGAATGCAGAAATCATGACATCGACTGTTGACATTAAGGATGATTCTAGGGGAAGACCAGTGCAAAAGGCCAAGGTATGTCAATATGATATCTAGAATGAGTTTTGAATCCCATTTGAAACATGTCTATTTCGATCTTCTTAAAGAATAAGTCAGATGTATAGCAGTGAAAGAAAGGAGTGTTGAGTGGAGAGATCCTTTTGCACTTATTGTTGCCCTATTGGATTTGTTTTTCATAAACATCAGTGTGCACTTATATTGTTGGGCTATCTGTCATGGTAAAGTTGTTATCTGTACATGCCAGACTATTGGTTTTTAGAAAAGCAGATATGTGGCATGAAAGGCAAAATTATGCGGCTTATAAGTCGATGCACTGTTTTGGTGATTGCTAATTTGAACAAGGAATGTTTACTGTGTAATCGATCATGTATTTATGTGTTGGCAGTGTGCCATTGTGTGAGATTTAAGGGAAAAACTTGTCCATTCTATGTGTATTTTGAGTTTCATTCTACCAATAGGGTTGTCATTTCATATCTTCTGTCTGGTTGTTTTCAGTTACTTTATAACCTTATAGCAAAAACGTTTTTTCAAATTGTATCTTGGTATCTATTTAGTATAGGACCTATAGTTTGGTTTCTGACTTCTTCAGAAGAGTAGTACCTTAATTGTGAGGGCTTCTAGGTCAAGTTGTAGAGCACTTTACGGCCACATTCATGACAAGAGATTGGAGTCTTGTTCTTCCTGTCCCCTACCAAGTATTCTGTTTTGTTAATGTTGATTTATTCTTTTGGTTTTAGATTGAGATAGTACTTGGGAAGTCGGAAGACTTTGATGACTTGATGGCCGCTGCAGCTGAGGAGAGGTTGATTGCAGCTGCAGAGGAGCAAAGCTGAAAAAGGTTCCTTGTTCGGGGCTTCTCTAATAGTGTGTTTGGCTTGAATTGTGTACTCTAAAGTTGGTTCTGGAAGTAAATTTTGCTAAAGTATATTATTCAAGCATAGATATTGTTAAGGAAAAGGCATTTTCTATATGCTATAACCTCTTTTCGTTGATATTTGTCCGTTTGATTGCTTTATATCTGTAGGCTAAGCTGCTCGTTAATGAGATTAgtatttttta
Protein-coding sequences here:
- the LOC103415067 gene encoding uncharacterized protein At2g34160-like, with the protein product MEEITEGVNNITVNASDSHKKNRIQVSNTKKPLFFYVNLAKRYMQQYNEVELSALGMAIATVVTIAEILKNNGLAVEKKIMTSTVDIKDDSRGRPVQKAKIEIVLGKSEDFDDLMAAAAEERLIAAAEEQS